One genomic region from Reichenbachiella ulvae encodes:
- a CDS encoding type IX secretion system plug protein, with product MKSRLHLWVFVACFMAGSATAQDSQVYQNQKFDQAVGTVQLYPLVNTGDQEMRAPIITLDQTTELLLQFDMLTEEYDILQAKIIHCNSDWTKSVLNDIEFLYDYNTFDIRDFEYSENTRQLYVNYWMKMPRVKLSGNYVVQVYREGRPDDVILTRRFIVYEQNISINPGYRASTSVRFRQSNQQIDFAINYTAMDVTNPMREFKVVLRQNNRWDNAIFDLQPTSDNRANSTLEYRHFNAENNFKGGNEFRFFDIRVYNFRGINVSRIDKDNKRIDAYLATSESRGNSVYSQSRQDMNGSFFIMTNETGASYLEADYIHVHFDLKTSQVPQEVYAIGAFNDWAKNESSRLTYNPQAQSYQGVALLKQGYYDYMYWVDGDDPYLFENSFYQTENEYDILVYYRGFTDLADRVVGFASFKSVP from the coding sequence ATGAAAAGTCGACTACATCTATGGGTTTTTGTTGCCTGCTTCATGGCTGGCTCTGCAACTGCCCAGGACAGCCAAGTATATCAGAATCAAAAGTTTGACCAGGCAGTAGGCACTGTTCAGCTGTATCCGCTGGTCAATACCGGAGATCAGGAAATGCGTGCTCCTATCATCACGCTTGATCAGACGACAGAGCTTTTGCTGCAGTTCGATATGCTTACCGAAGAGTATGACATTCTTCAGGCTAAAATCATTCATTGCAATTCGGATTGGACTAAATCAGTGCTGAACGATATTGAATTTCTGTATGATTACAACACCTTCGATATTCGCGATTTCGAATACAGCGAGAACACCCGACAGCTCTATGTCAACTACTGGATGAAAATGCCCAGAGTGAAATTATCGGGCAATTATGTGGTGCAGGTTTATCGAGAGGGTAGGCCTGATGATGTGATTTTGACTCGTCGATTCATTGTATACGAGCAGAATATCTCGATAAACCCGGGTTATAGAGCCTCGACTAGTGTACGTTTTCGACAAAGCAATCAGCAGATTGATTTTGCTATCAATTATACGGCCATGGATGTGACCAATCCGATGAGGGAGTTCAAAGTGGTGCTGAGACAAAACAACCGTTGGGACAATGCAATTTTTGATTTGCAACCCACTAGCGATAACCGAGCTAACTCTACTTTGGAATATCGCCATTTCAACGCAGAGAATAATTTTAAAGGAGGTAATGAATTTCGGTTCTTTGATATCCGGGTATATAATTTTCGAGGCATCAATGTCTCCAGAATCGACAAAGACAACAAAAGAATAGATGCCTATCTGGCGACCAGCGAATCAAGAGGCAATTCCGTCTATTCGCAAAGTAGACAGGATATGAACGGCTCATTTTTTATTATGACCAACGAAACAGGGGCGAGCTATCTCGAAGCAGATTATATTCATGTGCATTTTGATCTTAAGACCAGCCAGGTTCCTCAGGAAGTTTACGCCATTGGTGCCTTCAACGATTGGGCGAAGAACGAATCCAGTAGATTGACTTATAATCCTCAAGCTCAATCTTATCAAGGTGTGGCTTTACTCAAGCAGGGCTATTATGATTACATGTATTGGGTGGATGGGGACGATCCTTATTTGTTTGAAAACTCCTTTTATCAGACAGAAAACGAATACGATATTTTGGTTTACTATAGGGGCTTTACGGATTTGGCCGATCGCGTGGTGGGTTTTGCTTCTTTCAAATCTGTACCTTGA
- a CDS encoding sterol desaturase family protein, with translation MEAIVDFFAEVPTWFRASILIGGLVLFWILEGVIPLMAFQYKKIQHAEVNLFLTLTTMIVGFGLAGVLLMASDYVSSNEIGLLYIVPMPLWLQVVVGILLMDAIGAYLVHLVEHKVKWMWKFHLVHHSDTHIDVTSGLRHHPGETVFRIGFTILAVMLIGAPMGIVMLYQSLSVLFAHLTHANTPIFGRLDKALSYILVTPNMHKVHHHYRQPWTDTNYGNIFSIWDRMFGTFEYVDDLNEVKYGVDTHMDPKENESLKNLLAIPFQKYREPIEYQGTDLKEAKPTTRSAKSVKPL, from the coding sequence ATGGAAGCAATAGTTGATTTCTTTGCCGAGGTACCCACCTGGTTCAGAGCCTCTATTTTGATAGGAGGGCTGGTACTTTTTTGGATTCTGGAAGGGGTCATTCCTCTCATGGCTTTTCAATACAAAAAAATCCAACATGCCGAAGTAAATCTTTTTTTGACACTTACTACCATGATCGTTGGATTTGGACTCGCCGGTGTACTCTTGATGGCTTCAGACTATGTCTCATCCAATGAAATCGGGCTATTATACATTGTCCCTATGCCTCTTTGGCTGCAGGTAGTGGTTGGTATATTGCTCATGGATGCAATCGGTGCTTATCTCGTTCACCTCGTCGAACACAAAGTGAAATGGATGTGGAAGTTTCACCTCGTCCATCACAGTGACACCCACATCGATGTGACCTCTGGACTCAGACACCACCCAGGCGAAACAGTCTTTCGAATAGGCTTCACCATTTTAGCTGTGATGTTAATTGGAGCTCCTATGGGCATAGTCATGCTCTACCAAAGTCTCTCGGTCCTTTTTGCTCACCTGACACATGCCAATACACCCATTTTCGGTCGATTGGACAAGGCGCTGAGTTACATTCTGGTCACGCCTAATATGCACAAAGTACACCATCACTACAGGCAGCCCTGGACTGATACTAACTATGGCAATATCTTTTCGATATGGGATCGCATGTTTGGCACTTTCGAATATGTGGATGATCTGAATGAAGTGAAGTATGGGGTAGACACCCATATGGATCCAAAGGAGAATGAAAGCCTCAAAAACCTACTGGCCATCCCATTTCAAAAATACCGTGAACCCATCGAGTATCAAGGTACAGATTTGAAAGAAGCAAAACCCACCACGCGATCGGCCAAATCCGTAAAGCCCCTATAG
- a CDS encoding Dabb family protein: MEKELTHYFAHTVLFWLKDPNNPEVQEKFEREVKKLIASSKYAHFGHVGKPAGTDRVVVDNSYTYSMIVTYESQEDHDAYQVEDVHQHFIAECKDLWERVQIYDVHRI, encoded by the coding sequence ATGGAAAAAGAACTCACACATTATTTTGCACACACCGTGCTTTTTTGGTTGAAAGACCCAAACAATCCTGAAGTGCAAGAGAAATTCGAAAGAGAAGTGAAGAAGCTTATTGCTAGCTCTAAGTACGCTCATTTTGGGCATGTCGGTAAACCAGCTGGGACCGATCGCGTAGTGGTGGATAACTCGTATACCTATTCGATGATCGTGACATATGAATCTCAGGAGGATCATGATGCCTATCAGGTAGAAGATGTGCACCAGCATTTTATTGCCGAATGCAAAGACCTCTGGGAACGCGTGCAGATCTATGATGTACATCGTATCTAA
- a CDS encoding DUF4421 domain-containing protein: MRPIYLVSFIVLICSSLAWGQAPSSSNDLDYNQDYIVDYRDQLAIRHLAMIKSVSLIHYDKATDQEYLFKPNENLNVGLGIATGWLALNAAFNLPAVNNDDEKYGRTQSFDLQSNIYTRKWAIDLAMQRYRGFHHSNSGSTIPNYNSSIHPIRPDIKTLNLNASGIFIQNNQKFSYRAAFTQAERQMKSAGSWVFGGYANYYLMQADSTLIPHQLHDVADISRDFRSVSFLNFGISGGYAYTLVLFHRFYLSGSLALGFGPLYQNGRKTSNRSAYSKWESEASITARMAMGYNGKRFFMGVTSFGATSIENTEEDSYLKRGYNTLRFFVGYRFDRPPIFSRSQVLNRLI, from the coding sequence ATGCGTCCAATCTACCTGGTGTCATTTATTGTCCTAATCTGCTCCTCTCTTGCGTGGGGTCAGGCTCCTTCTAGTAGCAATGATCTTGATTACAACCAAGACTACATTGTAGATTATCGAGACCAATTGGCCATTCGCCATCTGGCCATGATTAAGTCGGTTTCTCTGATTCACTATGACAAGGCCACTGATCAAGAGTATTTGTTCAAACCCAATGAGAATCTCAATGTGGGTCTGGGGATAGCGACAGGCTGGCTCGCGCTCAATGCCGCCTTTAACCTTCCTGCAGTTAACAATGATGATGAAAAATATGGGAGAACTCAATCTTTCGACCTTCAATCCAACATCTACACCAGAAAATGGGCCATAGATCTGGCCATGCAACGCTATCGGGGCTTTCACCATTCCAATTCCGGCAGTACGATCCCTAATTACAATTCGTCAATACACCCTATACGACCAGACATCAAGACATTGAATCTGAATGCCTCAGGTATTTTTATTCAGAACAATCAAAAGTTTTCTTATCGCGCCGCTTTTACACAGGCCGAAAGGCAAATGAAAAGTGCTGGATCATGGGTCTTTGGAGGATATGCCAACTACTATCTGATGCAAGCAGACTCTACATTGATACCACACCAACTACACGATGTTGCAGATATCAGCAGAGACTTCAGGAGCGTTTCCTTTCTCAACTTTGGGATCAGTGGGGGCTATGCCTATACGCTGGTCTTGTTCCATCGTTTCTATCTATCAGGTTCATTGGCTCTGGGGTTCGGTCCTCTGTATCAAAATGGAAGAAAGACATCCAACCGCTCAGCATACAGCAAATGGGAAAGTGAAGCAAGCATAACTGCGCGAATGGCTATGGGCTATAATGGAAAAAGATTCTTTATGGGAGTCACTTCATTTGGGGCCACTTCCATAGAAAACACAGAAGAAGACTCTTATCTAAAAAGAGGCTACAACACCCTACGTTTTTTTGTGGGTTATCGCTTCGATCGACCGCCTATCTTCTCTAGATCGCAGGTGCTCAATCGACTGATCTAA
- a CDS encoding HAD family hydrolase has translation MQSVMVPVPAGVKGLIFDLDGTILDSMPLHFTAYNYSLEPWGVEYPHDVFLSRGGIPTRDTMHLIAKDHGIENFDVDAALQRKREFVDKNLDKITLIEPVMEIIKQYQDKLPMAVGTGSNRETVTRMFKMFGLGNYFEHVVTATDVQNFKPHPETFLKCSELIQIDPTDCVVYEDGKPGMIAAETAGMKVVDVTQYL, from the coding sequence ATGCAGTCAGTGATGGTACCGGTTCCTGCCGGAGTGAAGGGTTTGATTTTCGATTTGGATGGTACAATTCTAGATTCTATGCCATTGCATTTTACTGCCTACAATTACAGTCTCGAACCTTGGGGCGTAGAATATCCGCACGATGTTTTCCTGAGTCGAGGAGGTATTCCTACCAGAGATACCATGCACCTGATTGCCAAAGATCATGGTATTGAAAATTTTGATGTTGATGCTGCCTTGCAGCGCAAGCGTGAGTTTGTAGATAAGAATCTGGACAAAATCACATTGATCGAGCCAGTGATGGAAATCATCAAGCAATATCAGGATAAGCTACCAATGGCAGTAGGTACAGGGAGCAATAGAGAGACCGTGACCAGAATGTTCAAAATGTTTGGGTTAGGAAACTACTTTGAGCACGTAGTGACTGCTACAGATGTTCAAAACTTCAAGCCTCATCCAGAAACTTTCCTTAAGTGCTCAGAATTGATTCAAATCGACCCTACTGACTGTGTGGTGTATGAGGACGGGAAACCCGGCATGATCGCTGCTGAAACAGCTGGCATGAAGGTGGTGGATGTCACGCAGTATTTGTAA
- a CDS encoding GNAT family N-acetyltransferase, translated as MNRYKYRDGLESERLKTRFLQLADVDVWEEFYTREENSKYLLNLGGSTPKENARLAVERQLKRYKQKTYGLQALIEKSSGQLIGQCGVLSQDVNGRLELEVGYQLFNNYWGMGYATEAAQLFRDYGFKELSAESIISIIDVENLPSQRVAERNGMKCAEQIKYMGFDVFVYRITKPEWEKL; from the coding sequence ATGAATAGATATAAATATCGGGATGGATTAGAGTCTGAACGTCTGAAAACACGTTTTCTACAGTTAGCTGATGTAGATGTATGGGAGGAGTTTTACACGCGTGAAGAGAATAGCAAATACCTGCTCAATCTGGGAGGCTCCACGCCAAAGGAAAATGCAAGGCTGGCGGTCGAGCGTCAATTGAAAAGGTATAAACAGAAGACATATGGTCTACAAGCATTGATTGAGAAGTCTTCAGGCCAATTGATAGGGCAGTGTGGGGTATTGTCTCAGGATGTCAATGGCCGTTTAGAATTAGAGGTAGGTTATCAGCTGTTCAATAATTATTGGGGAATGGGATATGCTACCGAAGCTGCCCAGCTTTTTAGAGATTATGGTTTTAAGGAGTTGTCTGCTGAAAGCATCATTTCTATTATAGATGTTGAAAATCTTCCCTCACAGCGGGTAGCAGAAAGAAACGGTATGAAATGCGCTGAACAGATCAAATATATGGGTTTCGATGTTTTTGTCTATCGCATCACTAAACCTGAATGGGAGAAATTGTAA
- a CDS encoding YccF domain-containing protein: MRTIGNVIWLVFGGVFIAIEYLVSSIAMMVTIIGIPFGIQTLKLALLALWPFGSEVREVPHAVGCLSTVMNILWFFVGGIWICLSHLGFGILFAITIVGLPFAQQHFKLAALALTPFGREVVDRV, translated from the coding sequence ATGAGAACAATTGGAAATGTCATTTGGCTGGTTTTTGGTGGTGTATTCATCGCGATCGAATATTTGGTAAGTAGTATCGCCATGATGGTGACTATCATCGGGATTCCTTTTGGGATTCAAACCTTGAAGTTGGCCCTATTGGCTCTATGGCCTTTTGGTAGTGAAGTGAGAGAAGTCCCTCATGCTGTGGGATGCTTGTCTACCGTTATGAATATCCTATGGTTTTTTGTCGGAGGCATTTGGATCTGCCTTTCTCATTTGGGTTTTGGGATTCTTTTTGCCATCACGATTGTAGGGTTACCTTTCGCTCAGCAGCATTTCAAATTAGCAGCCCTTGCCTTGACGCCATTCGGTAGAGAGGTGGTGGATAGAGTCTGA
- a CDS encoding ISAon1 family transposase N-terminal region protein, which yields MEKELLSLLLPEGMLEYFEVVSMKLKDKTYFIYLEEKNIHPQQFKGDKLTSKGFFDEVSIQDFPLRGKPCYLKIKRRK from the coding sequence TTGGAAAAGGAGTTATTGAGTCTGCTGTTACCCGAGGGTATGTTGGAATATTTCGAAGTAGTATCCATGAAGCTAAAGGACAAAACGTATTTCATTTATTTGGAAGAGAAGAATATCCACCCTCAGCAGTTCAAAGGAGATAAATTGACCTCCAAAGGATTCTTTGATGAGGTTTCAATTCAAGATTTTCCTCTTCGTGGCAAGCCCTGCTATCTTAAGATCAAGCGTAGGAAGTGA
- a CDS encoding ISAon1 family transposase codes for MAELFNLSSKQLEHQYVFYLSNFMQWPQREHASDWILFPENMGTHLSIDETALSQGELYTIVTNKAAKGRKGSLVALVKGTDSEQVNTVLKQIDSALRRKVQEVTLDMAASMEKIVRRSFPKAQLVTDRFHVQKLAYDAVQEMRIAYRWEAIDQENKEIELSREAGKPHVAHRLENGDTEKQLLARSRYLLFKSEHNWTVSQVHRAEILFKRYPSLEKAYKLSRELAYIYQSSKLKGVAFTRLAQWYDKVEKAGFKSFNTVARTIQNHYQSILNFFDHRSTNASAESFNAKIKAFRSQFRGVQNIEFFLYRLSKIYA; via the coding sequence ATTGCCGAACTATTTAATCTCAGTAGTAAGCAACTCGAACACCAATATGTCTTCTATTTGAGTAATTTCATGCAATGGCCTCAACGGGAGCACGCTTCTGATTGGATATTGTTCCCCGAAAACATGGGTACTCATTTAAGTATTGATGAAACTGCCCTCTCACAAGGAGAGCTTTATACAATCGTGACCAATAAAGCAGCAAAAGGAAGAAAAGGTAGCTTGGTTGCTTTGGTCAAAGGAACTGATAGTGAGCAAGTAAATACGGTATTGAAGCAAATTGACAGTGCTTTAAGGCGCAAAGTCCAAGAAGTCACACTGGATATGGCCGCTAGCATGGAAAAAATAGTTAGACGCAGCTTTCCAAAAGCCCAGTTAGTAACAGACCGCTTTCATGTTCAAAAATTGGCTTATGATGCGGTACAAGAAATGCGCATTGCTTACAGATGGGAAGCCATCGATCAGGAAAATAAAGAAATTGAATTGAGTCGTGAAGCAGGTAAGCCTCATGTTGCCCATCGACTAGAAAATGGTGATACAGAAAAGCAACTTCTGGCCAGAAGCAGGTACTTGCTTTTCAAAAGCGAACACAACTGGACTGTCTCACAAGTCCACCGTGCAGAGATACTATTCAAACGCTATCCTTCACTGGAGAAAGCCTACAAACTCTCAAGAGAACTCGCTTACATCTATCAAAGTAGCAAACTCAAAGGAGTTGCATTCACTCGTTTGGCACAGTGGTACGACAAGGTGGAAAAGGCAGGCTTCAAGTCCTTCAATACAGTGGCCAGGACCATACAAAACCATTACCAGAGTATCCTCAATTTCTTTGATCATCGAAGTACCAATGCGTCAGCAGAATCTTTCAATGCCAAGATCAAAGCCTTTAGATCCCAATTCAGAGGTGTTCAAAACATAGAATTTTTCCTCTACAGACTATCTAAAATTTATGCGTGA
- a CDS encoding (Fe-S)-binding protein, whose protein sequence is MTLIPQIIFVIVMAIPTYLIVRRIRQIRGNILRGRPLDRNDNSSERWKTMFLIAFGQKKMFKKPIPAFLHLLIYVGFLVINLEVLEFMLDGLLGTHRLFAPYLGDFYNVAMNFFEFLALGVLISCVVFLIRRNVIKVPRFTKPEMKGWPAMDGNLILIIEIALMIAILKMNAADQVLQSRDVAGYHETGKLMISSFLVPLIDQFDTGLVMLTERGAWWFHIIGIMAFALYVTYSKHLHIFLAFPNTYYSNLEPKGKIQNMDAVTTEVKSMLGMPVEAPPANPDEMGRFGAKDATDLSWKSLMEAYSCTECGRCTAECPANQTGKLLSPRKIMMDTRDRIEEIGNGKEEGKSLLGDYITKEEINACTSCNACTEACPVNIDPLAIILEMKRYVAMEESGSPASWNAMFANIETNFAPWKFAPSDRFKWAEDLKND, encoded by the coding sequence ATGACCCTAATTCCGCAAATAATTTTCGTCATAGTCATGGCTATCCCGACCTATTTGATAGTCAGGCGAATACGTCAGATTCGAGGCAACATCCTTCGAGGGAGACCGCTGGATAGAAATGACAATTCTTCTGAGAGATGGAAGACCATGTTTCTTATTGCTTTTGGACAAAAGAAAATGTTTAAGAAACCCATTCCTGCATTTTTACACTTATTGATCTACGTAGGCTTTTTGGTGATCAATCTGGAAGTGCTGGAGTTCATGCTAGATGGCTTGTTGGGTACGCATCGATTGTTTGCACCTTATCTGGGGGACTTTTATAATGTGGCGATGAACTTCTTCGAGTTCCTTGCCCTGGGCGTATTGATCAGTTGTGTGGTTTTTTTGATCCGACGAAATGTGATCAAAGTGCCGCGTTTTACCAAGCCAGAAATGAAAGGTTGGCCTGCCATGGATGGTAATTTAATTCTCATCATTGAGATCGCTTTGATGATTGCGATACTCAAAATGAATGCAGCTGACCAGGTGCTACAGTCTAGAGATGTAGCAGGCTATCACGAAACAGGCAAATTGATGATTTCATCCTTTCTGGTTCCGTTGATCGATCAGTTCGATACGGGATTGGTGATGTTGACTGAGAGAGGGGCGTGGTGGTTTCATATCATTGGGATCATGGCTTTTGCATTGTACGTGACTTATTCAAAGCATCTCCATATCTTTTTGGCTTTCCCCAATACCTACTACTCCAATCTGGAGCCTAAAGGAAAGATTCAGAATATGGATGCTGTAACTACAGAAGTCAAATCTATGCTGGGCATGCCGGTGGAAGCTCCCCCAGCCAATCCAGATGAGATGGGTAGATTTGGGGCTAAAGATGCGACAGACCTGAGTTGGAAGAGCCTGATGGAGGCCTATTCCTGTACGGAGTGTGGTCGATGTACTGCAGAGTGTCCAGCTAATCAAACGGGAAAACTTTTATCCCCTCGAAAAATCATGATGGATACCCGTGATCGCATAGAGGAAATTGGGAATGGAAAGGAAGAGGGTAAATCCTTGTTGGGTGACTACATCACCAAGGAGGAAATCAATGCATGCACGAGCTGCAATGCCTGTACGGAGGCCTGTCCTGTCAATATTGATCCGTTGGCAATCATACTGGAGATGAAGCGCTATGTCGCCATGGAAGAATCCGGATCACCTGCCTCCTGGAACGCCATGTTTGCCAATATAGAAACCAATTTTGCTCCATGGAAATTCGCACCAAGCGATAGATTTAAGTGGGCAGAAGATTTGAAAAATGACTAA
- a CDS encoding (Fe-S)-binding protein — translation MSEIKIPTVADMQSKGETPEILFWVGCAGSFDDRYKRVTLAFTKILNHLGVNFAVLGPEESCTGDPARRAGNEFLFQMQAMSNIQLLDGYGIKKIVTACPHCFNTIKNEYPDLGGNYDVVHHTSFLQGLLDEGKLKVAGGDYKGKKITYHDSCYLGRSNGIYEAPRELLQSLDADLVEMKRCKTNGLCCGAGGGQMFKDAEPGNKEVNIERTEEALSTGAKVIASACPFCMTMMSDGVKNKEKEEEVIVKDIAEIIEESLD, via the coding sequence ATGAGTGAGATAAAAATACCGACAGTAGCAGATATGCAATCAAAGGGCGAGACACCAGAAATCCTTTTTTGGGTAGGCTGTGCTGGTTCCTTCGACGATAGATACAAGCGAGTGACCCTCGCATTTACCAAGATATTGAATCATTTAGGCGTCAACTTCGCCGTGCTAGGGCCTGAAGAAAGTTGTACGGGAGATCCTGCCCGTCGTGCAGGTAATGAGTTTCTCTTCCAAATGCAGGCCATGTCAAATATCCAACTGCTGGATGGCTATGGGATCAAAAAAATCGTGACGGCCTGCCCACATTGTTTCAATACGATTAAAAACGAATATCCTGATTTGGGGGGCAATTATGATGTGGTACACCATACTTCTTTTCTTCAAGGGTTGTTGGATGAAGGGAAGCTAAAAGTAGCTGGAGGAGACTACAAAGGCAAGAAGATAACCTACCATGATTCGTGCTATCTCGGCAGGTCTAATGGCATCTATGAGGCACCTCGCGAGCTGCTGCAATCCTTGGATGCTGACCTGGTAGAAATGAAGCGCTGCAAAACCAATGGCCTATGCTGTGGCGCGGGTGGAGGCCAGATGTTCAAGGATGCAGAGCCTGGAAATAAGGAAGTAAATATCGAGAGAACAGAGGAGGCCTTAAGCACAGGAGCCAAGGTAATCGCCTCAGCCTGTCCCTTTTGTATGACCATGATGTCCGACGGTGTGAAGAACAAAGAGAAGGAAGAAGAGGTGATTGTTAAGGATATTGCGGAAATAATTGAAGAATCTCTAGATTAA
- a CDS encoding tetratricopeptide repeat-containing sensor histidine kinase: MGAIYANNNDHRKGIKYRRQAIEILRQTKDSITLAAALMNTGYGYYLIEKYDSALYLYEESGEIYSKKNFEIGKAYNLGNAGLVYAKQGKTLEAEEQLTEAIEILKELEDSYAITEFEIEMANIYEQRGEKQKAEKYLLGALAYAQEDGLKERIRDASLQLSELYSSEQEFEKAYEYLQNYLVYRDSINNEETIRKMADLRTEFEVGQKQAEVDLLEEEAFAHRVLLWSGALIGGLLLGVIVLLHRFYLMKVRTARIAKARRQVIQGQRDELDHLNATKDRFFSIISHDLRGPVSNFNGVTYLIQRSIEEGDQEELKSMGIMLEESAQDLSSLLDNLLDWAMSQQGTFPYKPQSINIAEICNPALRVFKNTAKAKSIEIDDHVTSDLQVYVDVNSTSTIIRNLLNNALKFTAEGGSVSLNIEMQEKFAVIHVSDTGIGIPQDKLERLFVFKGVKTSYGTQGEKGVGLGLNLVKEFVDLNKGKIKVESEEGKGSRFSVFLPLAKS, encoded by the coding sequence ATTGGAGCTATTTATGCAAACAATAATGACCATAGAAAGGGAATAAAGTATAGAAGGCAAGCAATCGAAATCCTTCGTCAAACAAAAGATTCTATCACCTTAGCTGCAGCCTTAATGAATACTGGCTATGGATACTATCTAATTGAAAAATATGACAGTGCTTTGTATTTATATGAAGAGTCGGGTGAAATTTATTCTAAAAAGAATTTTGAAATAGGAAAAGCCTACAACCTCGGTAATGCAGGTCTGGTCTATGCCAAACAAGGAAAAACCCTCGAAGCAGAAGAACAACTGACCGAAGCGATTGAGATACTCAAGGAGCTAGAAGACTCCTATGCCATTACCGAGTTTGAGATCGAGATGGCCAATATCTATGAGCAAAGAGGAGAAAAACAAAAGGCGGAGAAATATCTCCTGGGGGCATTGGCCTATGCTCAGGAAGATGGCCTGAAAGAAAGAATCAGAGACGCCAGTCTCCAACTTTCAGAATTGTATAGCAGCGAACAAGAATTTGAAAAGGCCTATGAGTATTTACAAAATTATCTGGTCTATCGAGATAGTATCAACAATGAAGAGACCATCCGCAAAATGGCGGATCTTCGTACGGAGTTTGAAGTTGGGCAGAAACAAGCTGAGGTAGATCTATTAGAGGAGGAGGCTTTTGCCCATCGGGTATTGCTTTGGTCTGGCGCATTGATTGGAGGGCTTTTGCTGGGAGTGATTGTGCTGTTGCACCGATTCTATTTGATGAAGGTTCGGACGGCCAGAATTGCAAAGGCCAGACGTCAAGTGATCCAGGGGCAGCGCGACGAGCTGGATCATCTCAATGCAACAAAAGATCGTTTTTTTTCTATTATATCTCATGATTTAAGAGGGCCTGTTTCCAACTTTAATGGTGTCACCTATTTGATTCAGCGAAGTATAGAGGAAGGGGACCAAGAAGAGCTCAAAAGCATGGGGATAATGCTAGAAGAGTCTGCACAGGATTTATCCTCGTTACTAGATAACTTGCTGGATTGGGCGATGAGTCAACAGGGAACGTTTCCCTACAAGCCGCAATCAATTAATATTGCTGAGATATGCAATCCCGCACTTCGGGTATTTAAAAATACGGCAAAAGCTAAGTCAATCGAGATCGACGACCATGTGACCTCTGACCTTCAGGTGTATGTAGATGTCAATAGTACCAGTACCATTATTCGCAACCTACTGAACAATGCTTTGAAATTTACAGCAGAAGGCGGAAGTGTTAGTTTGAACATTGAAATGCAGGAGAAATTTGCAGTTATTCATGTCAGCGATACTGGTATAGGTATTCCGCAGGATAAACTGGAACGGCTTTTTGTATTCAAAGGAGTGAAAACTAGCTATGGCACCCAGGGAGAAAAGGGAGTTGGGCTAGGACTGAATTTAGTGAAAGAATTCGTCGACCTGAACAAAGGAAAGATTAAAGTAGAGAGTGAGGAGGGGAAAGGTTCCCGGTTTAGCGTGTTTTTACCTTTGGCGAAATCTTAA
- the coaE gene encoding dephospho-CoA kinase (Dephospho-CoA kinase (CoaE) performs the final step in coenzyme A biosynthesis.) has product MKKIGITGGIGSGKSTVCRIFETLGIPCYDADSRAKHLMNHSPEVITAIKEAFGEESYLDGQLNRNFLAKEVFGAGDRVKQLNAIVHPAVGKDFEQWVSGQQSPYVIKEAALLIESGSYQALDALINVTSPIELRIKRIKARDPFRTEDEIQGIIHKQFSDERRNEVANHIIQNDEKQLLIPQVLQLHEAFLKN; this is encoded by the coding sequence ATGAAAAAAATCGGCATCACCGGAGGGATAGGTTCAGGCAAAAGCACCGTCTGCCGAATCTTCGAAACGCTCGGCATCCCTTGCTATGACGCGGACAGTCGTGCCAAACATCTCATGAACCATTCCCCAGAAGTCATTACAGCCATTAAGGAAGCTTTTGGTGAGGAGAGTTATCTGGATGGACAACTCAACCGAAACTTTTTGGCCAAAGAAGTTTTTGGTGCTGGAGATAGGGTAAAGCAACTCAATGCAATAGTACATCCAGCTGTCGGCAAAGATTTCGAACAATGGGTCTCAGGACAGCAGAGTCCCTATGTAATAAAAGAAGCTGCCCTACTAATAGAGTCGGGTTCCTATCAGGCACTGGATGCATTGATAAACGTGACCAGTCCGATCGAGCTGAGAATAAAAAGAATCAAAGCCCGGGATCCTTTCAGAACAGAAGATGAAATCCAAGGCATCATCCATAAACAATTCTCTGACGAAAGAAGAAATGAAGTGGCCAATCATATAATCCAAAATGACGAGAAGCAGCTTTTGATACCGCAGGTACTGCAGTTACATGAAGCTTTTTTAAAGAATTGA